In a single window of the Gossypium hirsutum isolate 1008001.06 chromosome A13, Gossypium_hirsutum_v2.1, whole genome shotgun sequence genome:
- the LOC107893325 gene encoding pentatricopeptide repeat-containing protein At2g15690, mitochondrial gives MASLVSLQNSGNSISFSSHLKSSITTNHSFPLNNNKLKLSFSQDPNKLSSLCTYAASDNNKTNNSTRVYRRHGSNTHHRLATKNRPNPRKLNTENRNENHQSPANPTFQSVDVDLIKLCQEGKVKEALDCMGQGVSADYNDFGALLDACADTNSLELSKKVNDMLRRSKFAGDIDLNNKLISVYGKCASMRDARRVFDKMRERNLASWKLMINGYAANGNGADGLLLFEEMRNGGFQPDNETFLAVLSACASAGDVEEGVKYFELMKNEYSIALGIEHYIGVISVFGEAGHLNEAVEFIENMPIEPTIEIWQAIRGFARIHGDIDLEDHVDELLLEFDPSISSENELRVPTKKKHSTINMIEEKNRVSDYKCINPFKGEGNEKFKGLNGQMREAGYVPDTRYVLHDIDQEAKEQALQYHSERLAIAYGLISTPARTPLRIIKNLRICGDCHNAIKIMSKIVGRELIVRDNKRFHHFKDGKCSCGDYW, from the coding sequence ATGGCATCATTGGTATCGCTTCAAAACAGTGGAAATTCCATAAGCTTCTCTTCCCACTTGAAGTCTTCAATCACTACCAACCACTCTTTCCCTCTCAACAACAACAAACTAAAGCTCAGTTTCTCTCAAGACCCAAACAAGCTTAGCTCTCTATGCACCTACGCCGCCTCCGATAACAACAAAACGAACAACTCCACCAGGGTGTATCGCCGCCATGGTTCCAACACTCACCACCGCCTGGCCACAAAAAACCGACCTAACCCCCGGAAGCTCAACACTGAAAATCGAAACGAAAACCACCAATCTCCTGCAAACCCAACATTCCAAAGCGTTGATGTGGATTTGATCAAGCTATGCCAAGAAGGTAAGGTGAAAGAAGCTTTAGATTGTATGGGTCAAGGCGTTTCAGCGGATTATAATGATTTCGGGGCGTTATTGGATGCTTGTGCGGACACGAATTCGCTTGAATTGTCCAAAAAAGTTAATGATATGTTGAGAAGGTCGAAGTTCGCGGGTGATATCGATTTGAACAATAAATTGATAAGTGTTTATGGGAAATGCGCTAGTATGAGAGATGCTCGTAGGGTGTTTGATAAAATGCGTGAACGGAATTTGGCCTCTTGGAAGTTGATGATTAATGGCTACGCTGCGAATGGGAATGGAGCTGATGGGTTGTTGTTGTTTGAAGAAATGAGAAACGGTGGATTTCAGCCGGATAACGAGACTTTTCTGGCTGTTTTATCGGCTTGTGCAAGTGCAGGCGATGTTGAGGAGGGAGTAAAGTACTTtgaattgatgaaaaatgaatatagTATTGCTCTGGGGATTGAACATTATATAGGGGTTATTAGTGTTTTCGGGGAAGCTGGGCATTTGAATGAGGCTGTGGAGTTTATTGAGAATATGCCGATTGAGCCGACAATCGAGATTTGGCAGGCAATTCGGGGCTTTGCACGAATTCATGGAGATATAGACCTTGAAGATCATGTCGATGAGTTGTTGCTTGAATTTGATCCTTCGATAAGCAGTGAGAACGAACTCCGAGTTCCTACGAAGAAGAAACATTCTACAATTAACATGATTGAGGAGAAGAACAGAGTGAGTGATTATAAGTGCATAAACCCTTTCAAGGgagaaggaaatgagaagtttaAAGGCTTGAATGGGCAAATGAGGGAAGCCGGATACGTGCCGGATACAAGGTATGTGCTTCATGACATCGATCAAGAGGCGAAAGAGCAAGCCTTGCAATACCATAGTGAGCGATTGGCGATCGCTTATGGTCTTATTAGTACTCCAGCGAGGACACCTCTTAGGATCATTAAGAACTTGAGAATTTGCGGAGATTGCCACAATGCGATCAAAATCATGTCCAAGATTGTTGGAAGAGAGTTGATTGTAAGGGACAACAAAAGGTTTCATCATTTCAAGGATGGCAAATGCTCTTGTGGAGATTACTGGTAA
- the LOC107894457 gene encoding serine acetyltransferase 5 yields MPAGELRYPSSISCPQISQATETPMEEDEAWVWAQIKAEARRDAELEPALASYLYSTILSHSSLERSLAFHLGNKLCSSTLLSTLLYDLFLNTFSSDPSLRAAAVADLRAARVRDPACVSFSHCLLNYKGFLACQAHRVAHKLWTQSRRPLALALHSRISDVFAVDIHPAAKIGKGILLDHATGVVIGETAVVGNNVSILHHVTLGGTGKACGDRHPKIGDGVLIGAGATILGNVKIGEGAKIGAGSVVLIDVPPRTTAVGNPARLVGGKEKPSRHEECPGESMDHTSFISEWSDYII; encoded by the exons ATGCCGGCCGGAGAACTCCGGTATCCTTCTTCGATCTCTTGTCCGCAGATTTCTCAAGCAACGGAAACCCCCATGGAGGAAGACGAGGCGTGGGTGTGGGCGCAGATTAAAGCCGAGGCACGCCGCGACGCCGAGTTGGAACCGGCTCTAGCTAGCTACCTCTACTCCACGATCCTATCTCACTCCTCTCTCGAGCGCTCCCTCGCCTTCCACCTCGGCAACAAGCTCTGCTCCTCCACGCTCCTCTCTACGCTTCTCTACGACCTTTTCCTCAACACTTTCTCTTCCGATCCTTCGCTTCGAGCCGCCGCCGTCGCCGATCTCCGTGCGGCTCGCGTTCGGGATCCCGCTTGCGTTTCCTTCTCTCATTGCCTACTTAATTATAAAGGATTCTTGGCATGCCAG GCTCATCGAGTTGCACACAAGTTATGGACTCAGTCACGTAGGCCGCTAGCATTGGCATTACATTCTCGAATCTCCGATGTTTTCGCCGTTGATATACATCCGGCAGCAAAGATCGGGAAAGGGATCTTGTTAGATCATGCCACCGGTGTGGTGATCGGAGAAACCGCGGTTGTTGGCAACAATGTGTCAATTTTGCATCACGTTACCCTCGGTGGGACCGGGAAGGCATGTGGAGATCGGCATCCGAAGATTGGTGATGGAGTTTTAATTGGAGCCGGTGCAACCATATTAGGGAATGTGAAGATTGGGGAAGGAGCAAAGATCGGGGCAGGGTCAGTAGTGCTGATCGATGTGCCACCTCGGACCACGGCTGTAGGAAACCCTGCAAGGCTCGTCGGAGGGAAGGAGAAACCGTCAAGGCATGAGGAATGCCCCGGAGAGTCCATGGATCACACTTCATTCATCTCTGAATGGTCAGATTATATCATTTGA
- the LOC107893326 gene encoding mitochondrial carrier protein CoAc2 gives MGKKGEEREMGMFFDGIIESMPLFVKELIAGGVAGGLAKTAVAPLERVKILFQTRRAEFHSVGLFGSFKKIAKTEGVMGFYRGNGASVARIVPYAALHYMTYEQYRRWIIDSFPGIGRGPVLDLVAGSFAGGTAVLFTYPLDLVRTKLAYQVVGPPKINVKGVVNTEQVYNGILDCFSKTYRGSGLRGLYRGVAPSLYGIFPYAGLKFYFYEEMKRHVPDNQKKNIMVNLVCGSVAGLLGQTFTYPLDVVRRQMQVQRLLASNSPELKGTMETLVMIAKNQGWKQLFSGLSINYLKVVPSVAIGFTVYDMMKSYLRVPSHDEAVIEVVTNKGNTQTSSLHT, from the exons ATGGGTAAGAAAGGTGAAGAAAGAGAGATGGGGATGTTCTTTGATGGGATTATAGAGTCCATGCCTTTGTTTGTAAAGGAATTGATTGCTGGTGGTGTTGCTGGTGGGCTTGCAAAGACCGCCGTTGCTCCGCTTGAGCGTGTCAAGATTTTGTTTCAG acAAGAAGAGCAGAATTTCACAGCGTAGGCCTTTTTGGATCATTCAAAAAGATTGCAAAAACCGAAGGAGTAATGGGTTTTTACAG AGGGAATGGTGCTAGTGTTGCTCGAATAGTTCCCTATGCCGCACTTCATTACATGACTTACGAACAGTACCGAAGATGGATCATTGACAGTTTTCCTGGCATTGGAAGAGGCCCTGTGCTTGATCTTGTGGCTGGATCATTTGCTGGTGGAACTGCTGTGCTTTTTACTTATCCTCTTGATTTGGTTCGGACTAAGTTAGCTTATCAG GTTGTTGGTCCACCGAAGATTAATGTGAAAGGTGTAGTTAATACAGAACAAGTTTATAATGGCATTCTTGATTGTTTTTCAAAAACTTACAGAGGGTCAGGCCTCAGGGGTCTCTACCGTGGTGTCG CTCCATCGCTTTATGGAATCTTCCCGTATGCGGGTTTGAAGTTCTACTTCTACGAGGAGATGaaacgccatgtcccagataaTCAGAAGAAAAATATAATGGTGAATCTGGTGTGTGGATCAGTAGCTGGTTTGTTGGGACAAACTTTCACATATCCTCTTGATGTTGTGAGGAGGCAAATGCAG GTCCAAAGGCTCTTGGCATCCAATAGCCCTGAGTTGAAAGGAACAATGGAAACACTCGTTATGATAGCTAAAAATCAAGGCTGGAAGCAATTATTTTCAGGGCTGAGTATCAACTACCTTAAG GTTGTACCATCTGTTGCAATTGGTTTTACAGTTTATGACATGATGAAATCATACCTGAGAGTTCCATCCCATGATGAAGCTGTGATAGAAGTGGTAACAAATAAAGGAAATACCCAAACATCATCTCTCCACACTTag